In Streptomyces sp. RFCAC02, the following proteins share a genomic window:
- the cas3 gene encoding CRISPR-associated helicase Cas3': MAWRSGEAPPGLAARLVGPVRRVWAKHERDSDGWLPLWRHMADSAAVAGLLWDTWLPANLRALIAEALPDGEADGRRLVSWLAAVHDIGKATPAFACQVDGLADTMRDAQLDMRTYAQYGPDRRLAPHGLAGQVLLGEWLVEKHGWNLRHTGQFTVVVGGHHGVPPESLQVRAVHDHPELLRTPGPSEPLWGRVQTELLDACAEEYGIAERLTAWQTVKLPQPVQALLTAVVIMADWIASNPDFFPYFPDAAGVPDEKRVEAGWAAVDLPAPWAAGEPPAEVADLFAARFRLPPGAVPRSVQAQAVYLARRMERPGLMVIEAPMGEGKTEAALAAAEILAARSGAGGVFFALPTMATSNGMFPRLLRWLDRLPSPSGTRLSVQLAHSKAALNKDFDDVRRGRWGRGSASVDMDGERSPSRGPGRAASAELVAHQWLRGRKKAMLASFVAGTIDQLLFAGLKSRHLVLRHLGVAGKVVVIDEAHAYDTYMSVYLDRVLSWLGAYRVPVVVLSATLPADRRRQLAEAYAGVPGGAPEFAALQETTDYPLLTAVAPGEAPVVEAPAASDHGGEVVLERLDDDVATLADRLAEEKEGGGCVLVVRNTVRRVLDTARVLRERFGDDVVTVAHSRFIDVDRAANDADLLARFGPPGEAGGERPSGLHIVVASQVAEQSLDVDFDLLVTDLCPVDLLLQRIGRLHRHRRPRPERLAVARCLVTGADWGDGTDAPAPVRGSVAVYGAYALLRSAAVLLPHLDGGRPVRLPGDISPLVQAAYGDGDVGPAGWAGALAEAGQRHEKRRREQEQKASVFRLGEVGRPGRSLIGWIAAGVGDADDSPAGQAQVRDGRPAVEVLVVRRRDDGTLTTLPWLDKGAGLELPVDRVPPLEAALAAARCGLRLPIEFSDPEVTDRAIAELEETWVKPWQGKESPWLDGQLILQLDEDCRTRLAGFSLHYSERDGLEVTRD; this comes from the coding sequence ATGGCATGGAGATCCGGGGAAGCCCCTCCCGGCCTGGCGGCGCGGCTGGTCGGTCCGGTGCGGCGTGTCTGGGCCAAGCATGAGCGAGACAGTGACGGTTGGCTGCCGCTCTGGCGGCACATGGCCGACAGCGCCGCCGTCGCCGGCCTGTTGTGGGACACCTGGCTGCCCGCCAACCTGCGAGCGCTGATCGCCGAGGCGCTGCCGGACGGTGAGGCCGACGGTCGCCGGCTGGTGAGCTGGCTCGCGGCCGTGCACGACATCGGCAAGGCCACCCCCGCGTTCGCCTGCCAGGTCGACGGCCTCGCCGACACCATGCGGGACGCCCAACTCGACATGCGCACCTACGCCCAGTACGGCCCCGATCGACGGCTCGCCCCGCACGGGCTGGCCGGGCAGGTGTTGCTCGGGGAATGGCTCGTGGAGAAGCATGGCTGGAACCTCCGGCACACGGGCCAGTTCACCGTCGTCGTCGGCGGACACCACGGCGTGCCGCCGGAGTCGCTCCAGGTCAGGGCGGTGCACGACCACCCCGAGTTGCTGCGTACGCCCGGCCCGTCCGAGCCGCTGTGGGGGCGGGTGCAGACGGAGCTGTTGGACGCCTGCGCCGAGGAGTACGGGATCGCCGAGCGTCTGACGGCCTGGCAGACGGTGAAACTACCCCAGCCCGTACAGGCGTTGCTCACGGCAGTCGTGATCATGGCGGACTGGATCGCCAGCAACCCGGACTTCTTCCCTTACTTCCCCGACGCCGCGGGAGTCCCGGACGAGAAGCGCGTCGAGGCCGGTTGGGCCGCTGTCGATCTGCCGGCGCCCTGGGCGGCCGGGGAGCCCCCGGCCGAGGTGGCGGACCTGTTCGCGGCCCGTTTCCGGCTGCCGCCCGGCGCGGTGCCCCGTTCCGTCCAGGCGCAGGCGGTCTACCTGGCCCGCCGGATGGAACGCCCGGGACTGATGGTGATCGAGGCGCCGATGGGGGAGGGGAAGACGGAGGCGGCCCTCGCGGCCGCCGAGATCCTGGCGGCCCGCTCGGGCGCCGGGGGTGTCTTCTTCGCGCTGCCCACCATGGCCACGAGCAACGGCATGTTCCCCCGGCTCCTGCGCTGGCTCGACCGTCTGCCGTCACCGTCGGGCACGCGGCTGAGCGTGCAGCTCGCCCACTCCAAGGCCGCGCTCAACAAGGACTTCGACGACGTACGGCGTGGCCGCTGGGGCCGCGGCTCCGCCTCGGTCGACATGGACGGCGAGCGGTCCCCGAGTCGGGGACCCGGACGGGCCGCGTCGGCGGAACTGGTCGCCCATCAGTGGTTGCGCGGGCGGAAGAAGGCCATGCTCGCGTCCTTCGTCGCCGGGACCATCGACCAACTGCTGTTCGCGGGCCTCAAGAGCCGGCACCTGGTCCTGCGTCATCTCGGCGTCGCCGGCAAGGTCGTGGTCATCGACGAGGCCCACGCCTACGACACCTACATGAGCGTCTATCTCGACCGGGTCCTGAGCTGGCTGGGCGCCTACCGGGTCCCGGTCGTCGTCCTGTCCGCGACGCTCCCCGCCGACCGCAGGAGGCAGCTCGCGGAGGCGTACGCCGGTGTGCCCGGCGGCGCGCCGGAGTTCGCCGCACTCCAGGAGACGACGGACTACCCGCTGCTGACCGCCGTGGCGCCCGGCGAGGCCCCCGTCGTCGAGGCCCCCGCCGCGTCGGATCACGGCGGGGAAGTGGTCCTGGAGCGCCTGGACGACGACGTGGCGACCCTCGCCGACCGCCTGGCGGAGGAGAAGGAGGGCGGCGGCTGCGTCCTGGTCGTGCGGAACACCGTGCGGCGGGTCCTCGACACCGCGCGGGTCCTCCGTGAACGCTTCGGGGACGACGTTGTGACCGTCGCCCACTCGCGGTTCATCGACGTGGATCGGGCGGCCAATGACGCTGACCTGCTCGCCCGGTTCGGGCCTCCCGGGGAGGCGGGCGGAGAGCGGCCGTCGGGCCTGCACATCGTGGTGGCGAGCCAGGTCGCCGAGCAGTCCCTCGACGTGGACTTCGACCTGCTGGTCACGGACCTGTGCCCGGTGGACCTGCTGTTGCAGCGGATCGGCCGGCTGCACCGGCACCGCCGTCCGCGCCCCGAGCGGCTGGCGGTGGCCCGCTGCCTCGTCACCGGCGCCGACTGGGGGGACGGTACGGACGCCCCCGCGCCGGTGCGCGGATCGGTGGCGGTGTACGGGGCGTACGCGCTGCTGCGGTCGGCCGCCGTGCTGCTGCCGCACCTGGACGGAGGGCGTCCGGTGCGGCTGCCCGGGGACATCAGCCCGCTCGTCCAGGCGGCCTACGGCGACGGGGACGTCGGTCCGGCGGGCTGGGCGGGTGCCCTGGCCGAGGCCGGGCAGCGGCACGAGAAGCGGCGCCGGGAGCAGGAGCAGAAAGCGTCGGTGTTCCGTCTCGGCGAGGTCGGCCGTCCCGGGCGTTCGCTGATCGGCTGGATCGCGGCCGGCGTGGGGGACGCCGACGATTCCCCGGCCGGGCAGGCCCAGGTCCGTGACGGCCGGCCGGCCGTGGAAGTCCTGGTGGTGCGCCGCCGCGACGACGGGACCCTGACGACGCTGCCATGGCTCGACAAGGGAGCCGGGCTGGAACTCCCCGTGGACCGTGTCCCTCCACTGGAGGCCGCGCTCGCCGCCGCCCGGTGCGGATTGCGACTGCCCATCGAGTTCTCCGACCCGGAGGTCACCGACCGGGCGATCGCCGAACTGGAGGAGACCTGGGTGAAGCCGTGGCAGGGCAAGGAAAGTCCCTGGCTGGACGGGCAACTGATCCTCCAGCTCGACGAGGACTGTCGGACCCGTCTGGCAGGCTTCTCGCTCCACTACAGCGAAAGGGACGGACTCGAGGTGACGCGTGACTGA